From a single Apium graveolens cultivar Ventura chromosome 2, ASM990537v1, whole genome shotgun sequence genomic region:
- the LOC141708344 gene encoding ASI1-immunoprecipitated protein 2-like isoform X2: MGKMKKKRSLEEVYNATLEIKYAEGPVPVDEIDNEVKMASSQVNKGVGRSQKSEARVDTGTCNMCSAPCSSCFHSNQAINRSNSGDFSGETYRDNVYSSSVNLAPNLKSRKCETAGQHSASEASIVLTLNSSHDSFTENAESKFTLRNVELSSKLSSGVSTTENQEKSKLHKLESDSLENNLKDFGDFEGHDDNISCISGAGVTTVSSADSRTVENKRLSTYDASTNSLVSKDYVKAVSSEDAQCLQNLNVEGSKFFTKSESNDIATQEVRPPVSYPDHLHDLRLLGNTLLEDIDAAADSDMKISVGFYTKPEMEKCVKLEADDVAIAAGLETEALSSLQRTPEVEKVKELLVLPVSKEISRQSLPTEALNSTEHEPDIFEHDQVCDTCGDIGREYLLVVCCRCSDGAEHTYCMSKMLDKIPEGGWMCQECKIEERKSQENDNCDEVGGVTHRFSVRVNAKISHRRDKSGGRDTYSETNKTNKVSSCVKVPRKRSEYNAKVSSSGIEQALEPTVRSPKNYSLDRVGLHRRSSSFGNIDRGDSKPVRKPYSVGYSFADTKGTGAPTLGARPLKPRGTLSMSSSFSTAHTEPKPNLVDKVFRKQKSMQNSALPRGKEGSSRVMGKSLSSNSFDSNRLRYDESKGDCKKQLQCFSSTIGNYAEQKSVQAKMKDRLLSSSCTTYKPISKVDNKDGKLCAQGSTNLAEKVKGSSISCPRQCSTAETKSDSCQKCGDLKLLAPDALAARNSNEVKDKCNKLKAEVEAAQSKKTGSYSNDKVLNLSTSNSKCELSSRNELSSRNQLSSSSNQGKLVSDDKVLKEGLATVWNLNANSKKPTATSVEAVNSRIVDSLPKLPNDRSSNLMDLPNQAFKETYSHSTNTAFPDYEYIWQGCFEVHKSGKLPDIYDGFQAHLSTCASPRVIQTMNNFPHKVVLNEVPRLSTWPIQFVETGVRETHIGLYIFARDYESYVKCYKNMVERLMKDDLALKGNIDGAEILVFPSNQLPEKSQCWNMMFFLWGVFKEKRVDCQQQRNGPWFKVSNPQDIPKAIMSSPESILSIVPIDKEELVSHMDVVSDALANLPCLLTAGTNCGTDSLPASQKFTCSNLTVEQPEYKLEGNLLSSIPKCLSQSCPEVRSTPGGKTVGIAKSLFPVDPLAGKNVNVGDTSILSNGEELHQERVPNLELALGTEVIPTKESRQDQTVVREATEAEEDVPAALSLSLSFPFTDEDHCTTSLVDGAAPICRATC; this comes from the exons ATGGGAAAGATGAAGAAGAAACGAAGCCTGGAGGAAGTTTACAATGCCACTCTGGAGATTAAATACGCTGAG GGGCCAGTTCCGGTTGATGAAATCGACAATGAGGTTAAGATG GCATCATCTCAGGTCAATAAAGGTGTTGGTAGGAGTCAAAAGTCTGAAGCAAGAGTCGACACGGGAACTTGCAACATGTGCTCTGCTCCTTGCTCATCTTGCTTTCACAGTAACCAAGCAATTAATAGGTCAAATAGTGGAGATTTCTCTGGTGAAACCTATAGAGATAATGTCTATAGTTCTTCAGTGAACTTGGCTCCAAATCTTAAGAGCAGAAAATGTGAAACAGCTGGACAGCATAGTGCTAGTGAAGCAAGCATTGTACTCACTTTGAATTCCAGTCATGATTCCTTTACTGAAAATGCCGAGAGTAAGTTTACCCTACGGAATGTTGAGCTGTCCTCAAAATTGTCATCCGGAGTGTCTACTACAGAGAATCAGGAAAAATCAAAACTACATAAATTGGAATCAGATagtcttgaaaacaatttaaaggactttggagattttgagggACACGATGATAATATTTCATGCATCAGTGGAGCTGGAGTGACAACAGTGTCTAGTGCTGATAGCAGGACTGTTGAAAACAAAAGGCTATCAACATATGACGCTTCTACCAATAGTTTAGTGTCCAAAGACTATGTTAAAGCAGTTTCATCTGAAGATGCTCAATGCCTACAGAATCTTAATGTAGAGGGAAGCAAATTTTTTACCAAAAGTGAAAGTAATGATATAGCTACTCAGGAAGTGCGCCCTCCTGTAAGTTATCCAGATCACCTCCATGATTTAAGACTGTTGGGGAATACGCTGCTGGAAGACATAGATGCTGCTGCTGATTCA GATATGAAAATAAGTGTTGGTTTTTACACTAAGCCTGAAATGGAAAAATGTGTAAAGCTTGAAGCCGATGATGTTGCTATTGCTGCTGGTCTTGAAACTGAAGCTTTGAGCTCTTTACAGCGCACTCCTGAAGTTGAGAAGGTCAAAGAGTTGCTTGTTTTACCAGTTTCCAAGGAAATTTCTAGGCAATCCCTCCCAACTGAAGCCTTAAATTCCACAGAGCATGAGCCAGATATTTTTGAACATGAT CAAGTATGTGATACATGTGGAGACATAGGGCGGGAGTATCTACTTGTTGTATGTTGTCGGTGTAGTGACGGAGCCGAGCACAC ATATTGCATGTCGAAAATGCTTGATAAAATTCCAGAAGGTGGCTGGATGTGTCAGGAATGCAAGATTGAGGAAAGGAAAAGTCAGGAGAATGATAACTGTGATGAAGTGGGTGGTGTAACCCATCGATTTTCTGTCCGTGTGAATGCTAAAATTTCTCATCGCCGTGACAAGTCAGGTGGGAGAGATACATACTCGGAGACTAATAAAACAAATAAAGTCAGTTCATGTGTAAAAGTGCCTCGTAAAAGAAGTGAATACAACGCTAAAGTTTCTTCATCGGGAATAGAACAGGCTCTTGAACCAACAGTCAGATCACCAAAGAATTATAGTCTGGATAGAGTTGGCCTACATCGTCGTAGTAGTTCATTCGGAAACATTGATAGGGGTGACTCTAAGCCTGTGCGTAAGCCTTATTCTGTTGGTTACTCATTTGCTGATACTAAAGGAACTGGAGCTCCTACATTAGGTGCCCGACCACTGAAACCTAGAG GTACCCTTTCAATGTCCAGCTCATTCAGTACTGCACATACAGAGCCAAAACCGAATCTTGTGGATAAAGTTTTCAGAAAGCAGAAATCAATGCAAAATTCTGCTTTGCCTCGTGGAAAGGAAGGGTCAAGCAGAGTGATGGGAAAATCTTTGTCATCTAATTCGTTTGATTCAAATCGTTTGAGATATGATGAATCTAAAG GTGATTGCAAAAAACAATTGCAATGCTTTTCCAGCACAATTGGCAATTATGCTGAACAAAAGTCTGTACAGGCTAAGATGAAGGATAGGTTATTATCAAGTTCCTGTACCACTTATAAGCCGATCAGTAAAGTTGATAATAAAGATGGAAAACTTTGTGCCCAAGGATCGACAAATTTAGCTGAGAAAGTCAAAGGAAGTTCTATTAGTTGCCCCAGGCAGTGTAGTACAGCTGAAACAAAAAGTGACTCCTGTCAAAAATGTGGAGACCTGAAATTACTTGCTCCTGATGCGCTTGCTGCAAGAAATTCAAATGAGGTGAAGGATAAGTGTAACAAACTGAAAGCTGAAGTTGAGGCTGCTCAATCTAAGAAGACTGGAAGTTACAGTAATGATAAAGTTCTAAATTTATCTACCTCAAACAGTAAGTGTGAATTATCTTCACGCAATGAATTATCTTCACGCAATCAATTATCAAGCTCAAGTAACCAAGGAAAGTTAGTTTCTGATGACAAGGTATTAAAAGAGGGACTTGCAACTGTGTGGAATTTAAATGCCAACTCTAAGAAGCCAACTGCTACATCTGTAGAAGCAGTCAATTCTAGGATAGTTGATAGTTTGCCCAAACTTCCCAACGATCGGAGTTCTAACCTAATGGACTTGCCCAACCAGGCTTTCAAAGAAACTTATTCTCACTCGACAAATACAGCTTTCCCGGATTACGAATATATATGGCA AGGTTGTTTTGAGGTGCATAAAAGCGGAAAGTTGCCAGACATTTATGATGGATTTCAAGCTCATTTATCAACTTGTGCATCGCCTAGAGTTATTCAAACAATGAACAATTTTCCTCACAAAGTTGTTTTAAATGAAGTTCCCCGATTAAGTACTTGGCCAATACAATTTGTGGAAACCGGAGTTAGAGAGACTCACATTGGACTCTATATCTTTGCTCGAGATTATGAGAG CTATGTAAAATGCTACAAGAATATGGTAGAGAGGCTGATGAAAGATGACCTAGCTCTCAAAGGAAATATAGACGGTGCTGAGATTCTGGTATTCCCGTCCAATCAGCTTCCGGAGAAATCCCAGT GTTGGAATATGATGTTCTTTCTCTGGGGCGTCTTCAAAGAGAAGAGGGTTGATTGTCAGCAACAAAGAAATGGCCCTTGGTTTAAGGTTTCTAATCCTCAAGATATACCTAAAGCTATCATGTCTTCGCCTGAGAGTATACTTTCAATTGTACCTATAGACAAAGAAGAACTTGTGTCCCACATGGATGTGGTGTCTGATGCTCTAGCAAATTTGCCTTGTCTGTTAACAGCTGGGACAAATTGTGGAACTGATTCATTGCCTGCTTCCCAAAAGTTTACATGCTCAAATTTAACTGTAGAGCAGCCAGAATACAAATTGGAAGGCAATTTGTTGTCTAGCATTCCGAAATGTCTGTCACAGTCGTGTCCAGAAGTCAGATCAACACCCGGAGGCAAGACAGTTGGAATTGCTAAAAGTTTGTTTCCTGTCGACCCACTTGCTGGGAAGAATGTCAATGTAGGTGACACATCAATTTTGTCTAATGGGGAGGAGCTCCATCAAGAAAGGGTCCCTAATCTCGAGCTCGCTTTGGGTACAGAAGTGATACCCACGAAAGAAAGTAGGCAAGATCAGACTGTTGTTAGGGAAGCTACAGAAGCAGAGGAGGATGTACCTGCTGCGCTGTCCCTTTCCCTTTCATTTCCCTTTACAGACGAGGATCACTGCACAACCTCTTTAGTGGATGGAGCAGCACCCATCTGTAGAGCGACATGTTAA
- the LOC141708344 gene encoding ASI1-immunoprecipitated protein 2-like isoform X3, translated as MFVIVRLMGKMKKKRSLEEVYNATLEIKYAEGPVPVDEIDNEVKMASSQVNKGVGRSQKSEARVDTGTCNMCSAPCSSCFHSNQAINRSNSGDFSGETYRDNVYSSSVNLAPNLKSRKCETAGQHSASEASIVLTLNSSHDSFTENAESKFTLRNVELSSKLSSGVSTTENQEKSKLHKLESDSLENNLKDFGDFEGHDDNISCISGAGVTTVSSADSRTVENKRLSTYDASTNSLVSKDYVKAVSSEDAQCLQNLNVEGSKFFTKSESNDIATQEVRPPVSYPDHLHDLRLLGNTLLEDIDAAADSDMKISVGFYTKPEMEKCVKLEADDVAIAAGLETEALSSLQRTPEVEKVKELLVLPVSKEISRQSLPTEALNSTEHEPDIFEHDQVCDTCGDIGREYLLVVCCRCSDGAEHTYCMSKMLDKIPEGGWMCQECKIEERKSQENDNCDEVGGVTHRFSVRVNAKISHRRDKSGGRDTYSETNKTNKVSSCVKVPRKRSEYNAKVSSSGIEQALEPTVRSPKNYSLDRVGLHRRSSSFGNIDRGDSKPVRKPYSVGYSFADTKGTGAPTLGARPLKPRGTLSMSSSFSTAHTEPKPNLVDKVFRKQKSMQNSALPRGKEGSSRVMGKSLSSNSFDSNRLRYDESKGDCKKQLQCFSSTIGNYAEQKSVQAKMKDRLLSSSCTTYKPISKVDNKDGKLCAQGSTNLAEKVKGSSISCPRQCSTAETKSDSCQKCGDLKLLAPDALAARNSNEVKDKCNKLKAEVEAAQSKKTGSYSNDKVLNLSTSNISDDKVLKEGLATVWNLNANSKKPTATSVEAVNSRIVDSLPKLPNDRSSNLMDLPNQAFKETYSHSTNTAFPDYEYIWQGCFEVHKSGKLPDIYDGFQAHLSTCASPRVIQTMNNFPHKVVLNEVPRLSTWPIQFVETGVRETHIGLYIFARDYESYVKCYKNMVERLMKDDLALKGNIDGAEILVFPSNQLPEKSQCWNMMFFLWGVFKEKRVDCQQQRNGPWFKVSNPQDIPKAIMSSPESILSIVPIDKEELVSHMDVVSDALANLPCLLTAGTNCGTDSLPASQKFTCSNLTVEQPEYKLEGNLLSSIPKCLSQSCPEVRSTPGGKTVGIAKSLFPVDPLAGKNVNVGDTSILSNGEELHQERVPNLELALGTEVIPTKESRQDQTVVREATEAEEDVPAALSLSLSFPFTDEDHCTTSLVDGAAPICRATC; from the exons ATGTTTGTGATTGTGAGGTTAATGGGAAAGATGAAGAAGAAACGAAGCCTGGAGGAAGTTTACAATGCCACTCTGGAGATTAAATACGCTGAG GGGCCAGTTCCGGTTGATGAAATCGACAATGAGGTTAAGATG GCATCATCTCAGGTCAATAAAGGTGTTGGTAGGAGTCAAAAGTCTGAAGCAAGAGTCGACACGGGAACTTGCAACATGTGCTCTGCTCCTTGCTCATCTTGCTTTCACAGTAACCAAGCAATTAATAGGTCAAATAGTGGAGATTTCTCTGGTGAAACCTATAGAGATAATGTCTATAGTTCTTCAGTGAACTTGGCTCCAAATCTTAAGAGCAGAAAATGTGAAACAGCTGGACAGCATAGTGCTAGTGAAGCAAGCATTGTACTCACTTTGAATTCCAGTCATGATTCCTTTACTGAAAATGCCGAGAGTAAGTTTACCCTACGGAATGTTGAGCTGTCCTCAAAATTGTCATCCGGAGTGTCTACTACAGAGAATCAGGAAAAATCAAAACTACATAAATTGGAATCAGATagtcttgaaaacaatttaaaggactttggagattttgagggACACGATGATAATATTTCATGCATCAGTGGAGCTGGAGTGACAACAGTGTCTAGTGCTGATAGCAGGACTGTTGAAAACAAAAGGCTATCAACATATGACGCTTCTACCAATAGTTTAGTGTCCAAAGACTATGTTAAAGCAGTTTCATCTGAAGATGCTCAATGCCTACAGAATCTTAATGTAGAGGGAAGCAAATTTTTTACCAAAAGTGAAAGTAATGATATAGCTACTCAGGAAGTGCGCCCTCCTGTAAGTTATCCAGATCACCTCCATGATTTAAGACTGTTGGGGAATACGCTGCTGGAAGACATAGATGCTGCTGCTGATTCA GATATGAAAATAAGTGTTGGTTTTTACACTAAGCCTGAAATGGAAAAATGTGTAAAGCTTGAAGCCGATGATGTTGCTATTGCTGCTGGTCTTGAAACTGAAGCTTTGAGCTCTTTACAGCGCACTCCTGAAGTTGAGAAGGTCAAAGAGTTGCTTGTTTTACCAGTTTCCAAGGAAATTTCTAGGCAATCCCTCCCAACTGAAGCCTTAAATTCCACAGAGCATGAGCCAGATATTTTTGAACATGAT CAAGTATGTGATACATGTGGAGACATAGGGCGGGAGTATCTACTTGTTGTATGTTGTCGGTGTAGTGACGGAGCCGAGCACAC ATATTGCATGTCGAAAATGCTTGATAAAATTCCAGAAGGTGGCTGGATGTGTCAGGAATGCAAGATTGAGGAAAGGAAAAGTCAGGAGAATGATAACTGTGATGAAGTGGGTGGTGTAACCCATCGATTTTCTGTCCGTGTGAATGCTAAAATTTCTCATCGCCGTGACAAGTCAGGTGGGAGAGATACATACTCGGAGACTAATAAAACAAATAAAGTCAGTTCATGTGTAAAAGTGCCTCGTAAAAGAAGTGAATACAACGCTAAAGTTTCTTCATCGGGAATAGAACAGGCTCTTGAACCAACAGTCAGATCACCAAAGAATTATAGTCTGGATAGAGTTGGCCTACATCGTCGTAGTAGTTCATTCGGAAACATTGATAGGGGTGACTCTAAGCCTGTGCGTAAGCCTTATTCTGTTGGTTACTCATTTGCTGATACTAAAGGAACTGGAGCTCCTACATTAGGTGCCCGACCACTGAAACCTAGAG GTACCCTTTCAATGTCCAGCTCATTCAGTACTGCACATACAGAGCCAAAACCGAATCTTGTGGATAAAGTTTTCAGAAAGCAGAAATCAATGCAAAATTCTGCTTTGCCTCGTGGAAAGGAAGGGTCAAGCAGAGTGATGGGAAAATCTTTGTCATCTAATTCGTTTGATTCAAATCGTTTGAGATATGATGAATCTAAAG GTGATTGCAAAAAACAATTGCAATGCTTTTCCAGCACAATTGGCAATTATGCTGAACAAAAGTCTGTACAGGCTAAGATGAAGGATAGGTTATTATCAAGTTCCTGTACCACTTATAAGCCGATCAGTAAAGTTGATAATAAAGATGGAAAACTTTGTGCCCAAGGATCGACAAATTTAGCTGAGAAAGTCAAAGGAAGTTCTATTAGTTGCCCCAGGCAGTGTAGTACAGCTGAAACAAAAAGTGACTCCTGTCAAAAATGTGGAGACCTGAAATTACTTGCTCCTGATGCGCTTGCTGCAAGAAATTCAAATGAGGTGAAGGATAAGTGTAACAAACTGAAAGCTGAAGTTGAGGCTGCTCAATCTAAGAAGACTGGAAGTTACAGTAATGATAAAGTTCTAAATTTATCTACCTCAAACA TTTCTGATGACAAGGTATTAAAAGAGGGACTTGCAACTGTGTGGAATTTAAATGCCAACTCTAAGAAGCCAACTGCTACATCTGTAGAAGCAGTCAATTCTAGGATAGTTGATAGTTTGCCCAAACTTCCCAACGATCGGAGTTCTAACCTAATGGACTTGCCCAACCAGGCTTTCAAAGAAACTTATTCTCACTCGACAAATACAGCTTTCCCGGATTACGAATATATATGGCA AGGTTGTTTTGAGGTGCATAAAAGCGGAAAGTTGCCAGACATTTATGATGGATTTCAAGCTCATTTATCAACTTGTGCATCGCCTAGAGTTATTCAAACAATGAACAATTTTCCTCACAAAGTTGTTTTAAATGAAGTTCCCCGATTAAGTACTTGGCCAATACAATTTGTGGAAACCGGAGTTAGAGAGACTCACATTGGACTCTATATCTTTGCTCGAGATTATGAGAG CTATGTAAAATGCTACAAGAATATGGTAGAGAGGCTGATGAAAGATGACCTAGCTCTCAAAGGAAATATAGACGGTGCTGAGATTCTGGTATTCCCGTCCAATCAGCTTCCGGAGAAATCCCAGT GTTGGAATATGATGTTCTTTCTCTGGGGCGTCTTCAAAGAGAAGAGGGTTGATTGTCAGCAACAAAGAAATGGCCCTTGGTTTAAGGTTTCTAATCCTCAAGATATACCTAAAGCTATCATGTCTTCGCCTGAGAGTATACTTTCAATTGTACCTATAGACAAAGAAGAACTTGTGTCCCACATGGATGTGGTGTCTGATGCTCTAGCAAATTTGCCTTGTCTGTTAACAGCTGGGACAAATTGTGGAACTGATTCATTGCCTGCTTCCCAAAAGTTTACATGCTCAAATTTAACTGTAGAGCAGCCAGAATACAAATTGGAAGGCAATTTGTTGTCTAGCATTCCGAAATGTCTGTCACAGTCGTGTCCAGAAGTCAGATCAACACCCGGAGGCAAGACAGTTGGAATTGCTAAAAGTTTGTTTCCTGTCGACCCACTTGCTGGGAAGAATGTCAATGTAGGTGACACATCAATTTTGTCTAATGGGGAGGAGCTCCATCAAGAAAGGGTCCCTAATCTCGAGCTCGCTTTGGGTACAGAAGTGATACCCACGAAAGAAAGTAGGCAAGATCAGACTGTTGTTAGGGAAGCTACAGAAGCAGAGGAGGATGTACCTGCTGCGCTGTCCCTTTCCCTTTCATTTCCCTTTACAGACGAGGATCACTGCACAACCTCTTTAGTGGATGGAGCAGCACCCATCTGTAGAGCGACATGTTAA
- the LOC141708344 gene encoding ASI1-immunoprecipitated protein 2-like isoform X1, which translates to MFVIVRLMGKMKKKRSLEEVYNATLEIKYAEGPVPVDEIDNEVKMASSQVNKGVGRSQKSEARVDTGTCNMCSAPCSSCFHSNQAINRSNSGDFSGETYRDNVYSSSVNLAPNLKSRKCETAGQHSASEASIVLTLNSSHDSFTENAESKFTLRNVELSSKLSSGVSTTENQEKSKLHKLESDSLENNLKDFGDFEGHDDNISCISGAGVTTVSSADSRTVENKRLSTYDASTNSLVSKDYVKAVSSEDAQCLQNLNVEGSKFFTKSESNDIATQEVRPPVSYPDHLHDLRLLGNTLLEDIDAAADSDMKISVGFYTKPEMEKCVKLEADDVAIAAGLETEALSSLQRTPEVEKVKELLVLPVSKEISRQSLPTEALNSTEHEPDIFEHDQVCDTCGDIGREYLLVVCCRCSDGAEHTYCMSKMLDKIPEGGWMCQECKIEERKSQENDNCDEVGGVTHRFSVRVNAKISHRRDKSGGRDTYSETNKTNKVSSCVKVPRKRSEYNAKVSSSGIEQALEPTVRSPKNYSLDRVGLHRRSSSFGNIDRGDSKPVRKPYSVGYSFADTKGTGAPTLGARPLKPRGTLSMSSSFSTAHTEPKPNLVDKVFRKQKSMQNSALPRGKEGSSRVMGKSLSSNSFDSNRLRYDESKGDCKKQLQCFSSTIGNYAEQKSVQAKMKDRLLSSSCTTYKPISKVDNKDGKLCAQGSTNLAEKVKGSSISCPRQCSTAETKSDSCQKCGDLKLLAPDALAARNSNEVKDKCNKLKAEVEAAQSKKTGSYSNDKVLNLSTSNSKCELSSRNELSSRNQLSSSSNQGKLVSDDKVLKEGLATVWNLNANSKKPTATSVEAVNSRIVDSLPKLPNDRSSNLMDLPNQAFKETYSHSTNTAFPDYEYIWQGCFEVHKSGKLPDIYDGFQAHLSTCASPRVIQTMNNFPHKVVLNEVPRLSTWPIQFVETGVRETHIGLYIFARDYESYVKCYKNMVERLMKDDLALKGNIDGAEILVFPSNQLPEKSQCWNMMFFLWGVFKEKRVDCQQQRNGPWFKVSNPQDIPKAIMSSPESILSIVPIDKEELVSHMDVVSDALANLPCLLTAGTNCGTDSLPASQKFTCSNLTVEQPEYKLEGNLLSSIPKCLSQSCPEVRSTPGGKTVGIAKSLFPVDPLAGKNVNVGDTSILSNGEELHQERVPNLELALGTEVIPTKESRQDQTVVREATEAEEDVPAALSLSLSFPFTDEDHCTTSLVDGAAPICRATC; encoded by the exons ATGTTTGTGATTGTGAGGTTAATGGGAAAGATGAAGAAGAAACGAAGCCTGGAGGAAGTTTACAATGCCACTCTGGAGATTAAATACGCTGAG GGGCCAGTTCCGGTTGATGAAATCGACAATGAGGTTAAGATG GCATCATCTCAGGTCAATAAAGGTGTTGGTAGGAGTCAAAAGTCTGAAGCAAGAGTCGACACGGGAACTTGCAACATGTGCTCTGCTCCTTGCTCATCTTGCTTTCACAGTAACCAAGCAATTAATAGGTCAAATAGTGGAGATTTCTCTGGTGAAACCTATAGAGATAATGTCTATAGTTCTTCAGTGAACTTGGCTCCAAATCTTAAGAGCAGAAAATGTGAAACAGCTGGACAGCATAGTGCTAGTGAAGCAAGCATTGTACTCACTTTGAATTCCAGTCATGATTCCTTTACTGAAAATGCCGAGAGTAAGTTTACCCTACGGAATGTTGAGCTGTCCTCAAAATTGTCATCCGGAGTGTCTACTACAGAGAATCAGGAAAAATCAAAACTACATAAATTGGAATCAGATagtcttgaaaacaatttaaaggactttggagattttgagggACACGATGATAATATTTCATGCATCAGTGGAGCTGGAGTGACAACAGTGTCTAGTGCTGATAGCAGGACTGTTGAAAACAAAAGGCTATCAACATATGACGCTTCTACCAATAGTTTAGTGTCCAAAGACTATGTTAAAGCAGTTTCATCTGAAGATGCTCAATGCCTACAGAATCTTAATGTAGAGGGAAGCAAATTTTTTACCAAAAGTGAAAGTAATGATATAGCTACTCAGGAAGTGCGCCCTCCTGTAAGTTATCCAGATCACCTCCATGATTTAAGACTGTTGGGGAATACGCTGCTGGAAGACATAGATGCTGCTGCTGATTCA GATATGAAAATAAGTGTTGGTTTTTACACTAAGCCTGAAATGGAAAAATGTGTAAAGCTTGAAGCCGATGATGTTGCTATTGCTGCTGGTCTTGAAACTGAAGCTTTGAGCTCTTTACAGCGCACTCCTGAAGTTGAGAAGGTCAAAGAGTTGCTTGTTTTACCAGTTTCCAAGGAAATTTCTAGGCAATCCCTCCCAACTGAAGCCTTAAATTCCACAGAGCATGAGCCAGATATTTTTGAACATGAT CAAGTATGTGATACATGTGGAGACATAGGGCGGGAGTATCTACTTGTTGTATGTTGTCGGTGTAGTGACGGAGCCGAGCACAC ATATTGCATGTCGAAAATGCTTGATAAAATTCCAGAAGGTGGCTGGATGTGTCAGGAATGCAAGATTGAGGAAAGGAAAAGTCAGGAGAATGATAACTGTGATGAAGTGGGTGGTGTAACCCATCGATTTTCTGTCCGTGTGAATGCTAAAATTTCTCATCGCCGTGACAAGTCAGGTGGGAGAGATACATACTCGGAGACTAATAAAACAAATAAAGTCAGTTCATGTGTAAAAGTGCCTCGTAAAAGAAGTGAATACAACGCTAAAGTTTCTTCATCGGGAATAGAACAGGCTCTTGAACCAACAGTCAGATCACCAAAGAATTATAGTCTGGATAGAGTTGGCCTACATCGTCGTAGTAGTTCATTCGGAAACATTGATAGGGGTGACTCTAAGCCTGTGCGTAAGCCTTATTCTGTTGGTTACTCATTTGCTGATACTAAAGGAACTGGAGCTCCTACATTAGGTGCCCGACCACTGAAACCTAGAG GTACCCTTTCAATGTCCAGCTCATTCAGTACTGCACATACAGAGCCAAAACCGAATCTTGTGGATAAAGTTTTCAGAAAGCAGAAATCAATGCAAAATTCTGCTTTGCCTCGTGGAAAGGAAGGGTCAAGCAGAGTGATGGGAAAATCTTTGTCATCTAATTCGTTTGATTCAAATCGTTTGAGATATGATGAATCTAAAG GTGATTGCAAAAAACAATTGCAATGCTTTTCCAGCACAATTGGCAATTATGCTGAACAAAAGTCTGTACAGGCTAAGATGAAGGATAGGTTATTATCAAGTTCCTGTACCACTTATAAGCCGATCAGTAAAGTTGATAATAAAGATGGAAAACTTTGTGCCCAAGGATCGACAAATTTAGCTGAGAAAGTCAAAGGAAGTTCTATTAGTTGCCCCAGGCAGTGTAGTACAGCTGAAACAAAAAGTGACTCCTGTCAAAAATGTGGAGACCTGAAATTACTTGCTCCTGATGCGCTTGCTGCAAGAAATTCAAATGAGGTGAAGGATAAGTGTAACAAACTGAAAGCTGAAGTTGAGGCTGCTCAATCTAAGAAGACTGGAAGTTACAGTAATGATAAAGTTCTAAATTTATCTACCTCAAACAGTAAGTGTGAATTATCTTCACGCAATGAATTATCTTCACGCAATCAATTATCAAGCTCAAGTAACCAAGGAAAGTTAGTTTCTGATGACAAGGTATTAAAAGAGGGACTTGCAACTGTGTGGAATTTAAATGCCAACTCTAAGAAGCCAACTGCTACATCTGTAGAAGCAGTCAATTCTAGGATAGTTGATAGTTTGCCCAAACTTCCCAACGATCGGAGTTCTAACCTAATGGACTTGCCCAACCAGGCTTTCAAAGAAACTTATTCTCACTCGACAAATACAGCTTTCCCGGATTACGAATATATATGGCA AGGTTGTTTTGAGGTGCATAAAAGCGGAAAGTTGCCAGACATTTATGATGGATTTCAAGCTCATTTATCAACTTGTGCATCGCCTAGAGTTATTCAAACAATGAACAATTTTCCTCACAAAGTTGTTTTAAATGAAGTTCCCCGATTAAGTACTTGGCCAATACAATTTGTGGAAACCGGAGTTAGAGAGACTCACATTGGACTCTATATCTTTGCTCGAGATTATGAGAG CTATGTAAAATGCTACAAGAATATGGTAGAGAGGCTGATGAAAGATGACCTAGCTCTCAAAGGAAATATAGACGGTGCTGAGATTCTGGTATTCCCGTCCAATCAGCTTCCGGAGAAATCCCAGT GTTGGAATATGATGTTCTTTCTCTGGGGCGTCTTCAAAGAGAAGAGGGTTGATTGTCAGCAACAAAGAAATGGCCCTTGGTTTAAGGTTTCTAATCCTCAAGATATACCTAAAGCTATCATGTCTTCGCCTGAGAGTATACTTTCAATTGTACCTATAGACAAAGAAGAACTTGTGTCCCACATGGATGTGGTGTCTGATGCTCTAGCAAATTTGCCTTGTCTGTTAACAGCTGGGACAAATTGTGGAACTGATTCATTGCCTGCTTCCCAAAAGTTTACATGCTCAAATTTAACTGTAGAGCAGCCAGAATACAAATTGGAAGGCAATTTGTTGTCTAGCATTCCGAAATGTCTGTCACAGTCGTGTCCAGAAGTCAGATCAACACCCGGAGGCAAGACAGTTGGAATTGCTAAAAGTTTGTTTCCTGTCGACCCACTTGCTGGGAAGAATGTCAATGTAGGTGACACATCAATTTTGTCTAATGGGGAGGAGCTCCATCAAGAAAGGGTCCCTAATCTCGAGCTCGCTTTGGGTACAGAAGTGATACCCACGAAAGAAAGTAGGCAAGATCAGACTGTTGTTAGGGAAGCTACAGAAGCAGAGGAGGATGTACCTGCTGCGCTGTCCCTTTCCCTTTCATTTCCCTTTACAGACGAGGATCACTGCACAACCTCTTTAGTGGATGGAGCAGCACCCATCTGTAGAGCGACATGTTAA